The Amylolactobacillus amylophilus DSM 20533 = JCM 1125 genome contains a region encoding:
- a CDS encoding MarR family winged helix-turn-helix transcriptional regulator, whose protein sequence is MNILLFNEIGEKIMKLLMNSTKLNQSQIRLLQYFSETGNELLAMNDLAHELSISISTLSRQLNQEQTRSYLEFDLTSKDSTKHVHLSANGLIKAEELKKAITGLTDKIFAYSAQEEISFLRSELSMIIKKLS, encoded by the coding sequence ATGAATATTCTACTTTTCAACGAGATTGGCGAAAAAATCATGAAACTTTTGATGAATTCAACAAAGTTAAATCAGAGTCAAATCAGGTTACTACAATATTTTAGTGAAACCGGCAACGAATTGCTCGCCATGAACGACTTAGCACATGAATTATCTATTTCAATTTCCACACTCAGTAGACAACTAAATCAAGAACAGACAAGATCTTACCTTGAGTTTGACTTGACTTCAAAAGACTCAACTAAACATGTTCATTTATCAGCTAATGGTCTAATCAAGGCTGAGGAATTAAAAAAAGCAATTACAGGATTAACAGACAAGATCTTCGCATATTCCGCTCAGGAAGAAATTAGTTTCTTACGGTCGGAACTTAGTATGATAATTAAGAAGCTAAGTTAG